In one window of Maribacter sp. BPC-D8 DNA:
- a CDS encoding haloacid dehalogenase type II, whose translation MKTKPKVLFFDVNETLLDLTKVQKKVGEALGGREDLLSLWFTTMLQYSLVTSASGQYKSFGHIGAAALQMVAANVDISLSEDEARKTIAESMGNLPAHPEVKEALTQLKTAGYKLVAFTNSSKDGLKKQFEYAGLTEYFDEMLSVEPTGKFKPFTDTYAWGAKQMGVELEECMLIAAHGWDVAGALWAGWRAAFIGRPGQQVFPLAPKTEIVATDLKKAADILVTYS comes from the coding sequence ATGAAAACCAAACCTAAAGTATTATTCTTTGATGTCAACGAAACGCTTTTAGATCTTACAAAAGTTCAAAAGAAAGTAGGAGAAGCTTTAGGCGGAAGAGAAGATTTGCTCTCCCTTTGGTTTACGACTATGTTACAGTATTCATTAGTGACTTCGGCAAGTGGTCAGTACAAATCCTTCGGGCATATTGGTGCTGCCGCTTTACAAATGGTGGCAGCAAATGTTGATATTTCCCTATCGGAAGATGAGGCACGCAAAACTATTGCTGAGTCTATGGGTAATTTACCAGCGCACCCAGAAGTAAAAGAAGCACTTACACAATTGAAAACTGCCGGTTACAAATTAGTAGCCTTCACCAATTCATCTAAAGACGGATTAAAAAAGCAATTTGAATATGCCGGATTAACCGAGTATTTTGATGAAATGCTAAGTGTAGAGCCAACGGGTAAGTTCAAACCCTTTACCGACACTTATGCATGGGGAGCAAAACAAATGGGCGTAGAACTAGAGGAATGTATGCTAATCGCAGCCCATGGTTGGGATGTTGCCGGTGCACTTTGGGCAGGGTGGCGCGCAGCTTTTATTGGTAGACCTGGTCAACAGGTTTTCCCTTTAGCTCCAAAAACAGAAATTGTAGCGACTGACCTGAAAAAGGCAGCAGACATTTTAGTGACCTATAGCTAG
- a CDS encoding NTF2 fold immunity protein: MTDTDLQNELINSSLEYATQMNTLELRFSKLDDENPGTDYFPEYKEKYLGIFNKYCTNKKRSYGGQGDSYGEPAEYDGIEDSIEQKTELKTKSRAEVYFKTKNAFDAEYLFVLLKKSGEWKIDSSKYKWYKQEKWDTLHL, translated from the coding sequence ATGACCGATACAGATTTGCAAAATGAGTTAATTAATAGTTCTCTGGAGTATGCTACCCAAATGAATACTCTTGAGTTGAGGTTTTCGAAATTAGATGATGAGAATCCGGGTACAGATTACTTTCCTGAGTATAAAGAAAAGTATCTAGGCATTTTTAATAAATACTGCACCAATAAAAAAAGAAGTTATGGCGGTCAAGGCGATTCTTATGGAGAGCCAGCTGAATATGACGGCATAGAAGATTCCATCGAACAAAAAACGGAATTGAAAACAAAAAGTAGAGCTGAAGTTTATTTTAAAACTAAAAACGCTTTTGATGCAGAATATTTATTTGTTCTCTTGAAAAAGTCTGGAGAATGGAAAATTGACAGTTCAAAGTATAAGTGGTACAAACAAGAAAAATGGGATACTTTACACTTATAA
- a CDS encoding DUF4878 domain-containing protein → MKKIITTLLLAFILTSCSSGGPKSAAKNFTENMSKGKIEEAKKYATESTGKLLDFASSLGSLPIEPDFKFKFVKDSIVDNRAWVTFIDEKGKENDCELVKIDGEWLVHIESKK, encoded by the coding sequence ATGAAAAAGATAATTACCACCTTATTGCTGGCTTTTATTTTGACTTCTTGTTCTTCGGGTGGTCCTAAAAGTGCCGCTAAGAATTTTACAGAAAATATGTCAAAAGGTAAAATTGAAGAAGCCAAGAAATACGCTACAGAATCAACAGGTAAATTACTTGATTTTGCTAGTAGTTTAGGAAGTTTGCCCATAGAGCCTGATTTTAAATTTAAATTTGTTAAAGACTCTATAGTTGACAATAGAGCTTGGGTAACTTTTATAGATGAAAAAGGGAAGGAAAATGATTGTGAACTTGTCAAAATAGATGGGGAATGGCTTGTTCATATAGAGTCAAAAAAATAA
- a CDS encoding ligand-binding sensor domain-containing protein: MKYITLTIGLFIVNFAFGQHLYTEKYDECKLSRFCLDCGDTKAEPPIDFVTDFLSSLNEKSLKKIKGSIAVQILIDSIGKPCLLSAQNETNVKSSKIKLQTGINNTNNWLPAITKGKAESASVSLLLIFEDGKLVIRRRNFDSKNQSNMKSVGTSDIKGTRESKLSESWTVYNQSNSKLPWDMSRVVLTDKNNTLWVGTDNGIAVMKGENIEIINSNNSKLRPTKYNENQTSSIRGGAVDQLNNKWFFGGYELYKFDNKNWTVFDSLNSPIGWMRKIHVDKKNNLFLTSSKGVVKYDGNSWSIIDTSNSKLPSNKASGVFVDSKERLWIGTYDGNIRIDNDNTTDFNNSKSPLKEGAISQMHEDKFGNLWFDLYNNDDKSKGGMFILRTNGQWESIRPKNSKLFTVNDINNFLLDEDKNILWIALNSVGLIKYDITNDKWETYTNENSNVPSIHVMQLTKDKNGIIWAATFAGLIKLNAE, encoded by the coding sequence ATGAAGTACATAACATTAACCATAGGATTATTCATCGTCAATTTTGCATTTGGACAACATTTGTATACTGAAAAATATGATGAATGTAAATTGAGTAGATTTTGTTTGGATTGTGGAGACACTAAAGCTGAACCACCAATAGATTTTGTGACTGATTTTCTATCCAGTCTCAACGAAAAGTCATTAAAAAAAATAAAAGGTTCAATTGCTGTCCAGATTCTAATAGATTCAATAGGGAAACCTTGTCTTTTAAGCGCACAAAATGAGACAAACGTGAAATCCTCAAAAATAAAATTACAAACAGGAATTAACAACACAAATAATTGGTTACCTGCGATTACTAAAGGAAAAGCGGAATCAGCTTCGGTTTCGTTACTCTTAATCTTCGAGGATGGAAAATTAGTGATAAGAAGAAGAAACTTTGATAGTAAGAATCAATCGAATATGAAATCGGTCGGAACTTCAGATATTAAAGGTACGAGAGAATCAAAACTTTCTGAAAGTTGGACAGTTTACAATCAAAGTAATTCAAAATTACCTTGGGATATGTCAAGAGTAGTATTAACAGATAAAAACAACACACTTTGGGTTGGAACTGATAATGGTATTGCAGTTATGAAAGGAGAAAATATCGAAATAATTAATTCTAATAACTCTAAACTAAGACCAACCAAATATAATGAGAACCAAACATCTTCAATACGAGGCGGAGCAGTTGACCAACTAAATAATAAGTGGTTTTTTGGTGGCTATGAACTTTACAAGTTCGACAATAAAAATTGGACAGTTTTTGACTCTTTGAATTCACCAATTGGTTGGATGAGAAAAATTCATGTCGACAAGAAAAACAATTTATTTCTGACGTCTTCTAAAGGAGTGGTCAAATACGATGGTAATAGTTGGTCAATAATTGATACTTCGAATTCTAAACTCCCTTCTAACAAAGCTTCCGGAGTTTTCGTAGACAGTAAAGAAAGATTATGGATTGGAACTTATGATGGTAATATTAGAATAGATAACGATAATACAACAGATTTTAATAACTCTAAATCACCTTTAAAAGAAGGAGCTATTTCACAAATGCACGAAGACAAGTTTGGTAATCTTTGGTTTGATCTTTATAATAATGATGATAAGTCAAAAGGAGGTATGTTTATTTTAAGAACTAATGGACAATGGGAATCAATAAGACCTAAAAACTCTAAACTATTTACAGTTAATGATATTAACAACTTCCTTTTGGATGAGGACAAGAATATTTTATGGATTGCGCTAAATAGTGTTGGACTTATAAAGTATGATATTACAAATGATAAATGGGAAACCTATACAAATGAAAATTCTAATGTCCCAAGTATTCACGTAATGCAACTAACAAAAGATAAAAACGGAATAATTTGGGCTGCGACATTTGCAGGATTGATAAAACTGAACGCAGAATAA
- a CDS encoding ankyrin repeat domain-containing protein has translation MIKLKDIGSFESVPQIVSDIIQGNTDALDTHLQQGWNVNELIEIGEYSEESPLDLALIMESFASVKWLVEHNADLNSKGNPSFLRAVRYCNEEIIRYVVAHGAKINLVNNVKSDAFEQALYGNRIENLPIIHSLGYTVNEYGGKAFRKVVSDQNHKAIDFFISNNVDINYNKPDMVYSFMPTPLCVAARYVNLKMCKYLVEHGADVTIAEKDGLRPYQIALEKDDNEMAEYFKSLEPKKFHSLEYKLGELEPYKLSKDLIEFLNGDNLHLALPESDFEYFNFFSLVNIVPLKHGRKKLLRLSKSSGEYEHIILVWNPKTQKIACFDLEHDELNDLCSFKDFMKDPSMHIEKIF, from the coding sequence ATGATAAAATTAAAAGATATAGGGTCATTTGAAAGTGTTCCTCAAATAGTATCAGACATAATTCAAGGCAATACAGATGCATTAGATACCCATTTACAGCAGGGGTGGAATGTTAATGAGCTTATAGAAATAGGTGAGTATAGTGAAGAATCTCCTCTAGATTTAGCTTTAATAATGGAGTCGTTTGCATCTGTAAAATGGCTGGTGGAACATAATGCTGATCTCAACTCAAAAGGCAATCCTAGTTTTCTGAGAGCTGTTCGTTATTGCAATGAAGAAATTATTAGATATGTTGTAGCGCACGGTGCCAAAATTAACCTGGTTAACAATGTAAAATCTGACGCATTCGAACAGGCGCTTTATGGTAATAGAATTGAAAATTTACCTATAATTCATAGTTTAGGCTACACGGTAAATGAATATGGTGGTAAGGCTTTTAGAAAAGTGGTTAGTGATCAAAACCACAAAGCCATAGATTTTTTTATCTCTAATAATGTAGATATAAACTATAACAAACCAGATATGGTGTATTCTTTTATGCCAACACCACTATGTGTGGCAGCTCGGTATGTAAATCTAAAAATGTGCAAATACCTAGTTGAGCATGGTGCCGATGTAACCATAGCTGAAAAAGACGGACTAAGACCCTATCAAATTGCATTAGAAAAAGATGATAATGAAATGGCAGAATATTTCAAGTCGCTAGAACCCAAAAAATTTCATAGTTTAGAATATAAGTTAGGTGAATTAGAGCCCTATAAATTATCTAAAGACTTAATTGAATTTTTAAATGGTGATAATTTGCATCTTGCTTTACCTGAAAGTGATTTTGAATACTTTAACTTCTTTTCACTGGTTAATATAGTTCCATTAAAACATGGTAGAAAAAAGCTTTTAAGACTTTCAAAATCTTCTGGTGAATACGAGCATATTATATTAGTATGGAATCCTAAAACACAAAAAATAGCTTGTTTTGATTTAGAACATGATGAGTTAAATGACCTATGCAGTTTTAAAGATTTTATGAAAGATCCTAGTATGCATATAGAAAAAATTTTCTAG
- a CDS encoding phosphoribosylaminoimidazolesuccinocarboxamide synthase: protein MKTVNGEEKRFKTKTGFCHILPDSIILTRDGIIGNISKAVVGKSITRVMLIYGGISAFLFYSAYDGFQRGETFSTVLFGLFGLYLVYGILTSLNNSATSSIERDKIKSVKFKKAIFGLTRARFIVVFEDENQKIKKRLIMLPGSLNNASKETEIALQVMREEKLLDI, encoded by the coding sequence ATGAAAACAGTGAACGGCGAAGAAAAAAGATTTAAAACGAAAACGGGTTTTTGTCATATTTTACCCGATAGTATTATATTGACTAGAGATGGTATAATTGGTAACATTTCAAAAGCAGTGGTAGGTAAAAGCATAACGCGAGTAATGTTAATTTACGGGGGTATTTCTGCATTTTTATTTTATTCAGCTTATGACGGTTTTCAAAGAGGAGAAACCTTTAGTACTGTGTTATTCGGATTATTTGGTCTTTATTTAGTATATGGAATACTAACTAGCTTAAATAATTCGGCAACATCAAGTATTGAAAGAGATAAAATTAAAAGTGTCAAATTTAAAAAAGCAATATTCGGACTAACGCGTGCGCGATTTATCGTTGTTTTTGAAGATGAAAATCAAAAAATTAAGAAGCGATTAATCATGCTGCCAGGATCATTGAATAATGCATCGAAAGAGACGGAGATTGCTTTGCAAGTAATGAGAGAAGAGAAATTACTGGATATTTAA
- a CDS encoding DUF6985 domain-containing protein, with translation MLKHEYFGEIIVDNWNMFFQKEKLSIPYFEESIKVNLMEYDEDFEPIEEMPNEQVLNAYADTLKKFLADIDNIILDIQEAAFNRYVRVYAKYYEKPFEVIFENQKIKKDEANEFHQPLNIDTKEKHFEYMNSILEKIVISNNQTIVIPLCYDIDEEHGLEIKIRNNKVVKVGGIGETTYE, from the coding sequence ATGTTGAAACACGAATACTTTGGTGAAATAATAGTAGATAATTGGAATATGTTTTTTCAGAAGGAAAAACTAAGCATTCCGTATTTTGAAGAAAGTATTAAGGTAAATCTAATGGAGTATGATGAAGATTTCGAACCTATAGAAGAAATGCCGAATGAGCAAGTACTTAATGCTTATGCCGATACTTTAAAGAAGTTTTTAGCAGACATAGACAATATAATTCTAGATATTCAAGAAGCAGCTTTCAATCGTTATGTAAGAGTTTACGCAAAATATTATGAAAAGCCTTTCGAAGTCATTTTTGAAAATCAAAAGATAAAAAAAGATGAAGCTAATGAGTTTCATCAGCCTTTAAACATAGACACCAAAGAGAAACATTTTGAGTATATGAATAGCATTCTCGAGAAAATCGTTATCTCTAACAATCAAACTATAGTAATTCCGCTTTGCTATGATATTGATGAAGAGCACGGACTCGAAATTAAAATTAGGAATAATAAAGTGGTGAAGGTTGGTGGAATAGGGGAAACCACATATGAATAA
- a CDS encoding SMI1/KNR4 family protein, producing the protein MWYLKHDFLEKQEGLKEQIPNSFFTRACSEKEFEFIAKSIAKGLHCKDFQVPDFLELPEEYSALLEYSNGGLIVNEEREFGYFDIATIREFYINYGFIKYAPKMLPIAFNGGGTFYVYNFEDNRLKPSIAAVHASCVGDDELTCFLGNTLDEVLRKTINIDSEIDDKQSKIVLNDSRKNRIEKNAKLSELRIALSALHESRTKGDIDLKTFIKSKKVIEQKLKALE; encoded by the coding sequence ATGTGGTATTTAAAACACGATTTTCTAGAAAAACAAGAAGGTTTGAAAGAGCAAATTCCTAACAGCTTTTTTACTCGAGCTTGCTCTGAAAAGGAATTTGAATTTATAGCGAAGAGTATAGCCAAAGGTCTGCATTGTAAAGATTTTCAAGTTCCAGATTTCTTAGAATTACCAGAAGAATATAGCGCACTTTTAGAGTATTCTAATGGCGGATTAATCGTTAACGAAGAAAGAGAGTTTGGTTATTTTGATATCGCAACCATAAGAGAGTTTTATATAAATTACGGTTTTATAAAATACGCACCAAAGATGTTACCTATCGCTTTTAACGGTGGTGGCACTTTCTATGTTTATAATTTTGAAGACAATCGCCTAAAGCCAAGTATTGCTGCAGTTCACGCAAGCTGTGTAGGTGATGATGAATTAACTTGTTTTTTAGGTAATACACTTGACGAAGTGCTACGTAAAACTATAAATATTGATAGTGAAATTGATGATAAACAATCTAAAATTGTATTGAACGATAGTCGAAAAAATAGAATTGAAAAGAATGCAAAACTATCAGAACTTAGAATAGCACTTAGTGCGCTTCATGAAAGTAGAACTAAAGGTGATATAGATTTAAAAACCTTTATTAAATCTAAGAAAGTAATTGAACAGAAATTAAAAGCGCTGGAGTAA
- a CDS encoding DMP19 family protein — translation MDIRAEFEKYSFDVVDKLFSEFDGDLSKMTVPEQEVVRIWRLEADMYNGGFMQFFCNWGYENFVETQKVLKKIEAVKSLALITECEKIISKLKDDDRVKALWDIPKYLPEYITEAEDNRLNELDELYWTNVDDIQKIAYDVYLA, via the coding sequence ATGGATATTAGAGCGGAATTTGAAAAGTATTCTTTTGATGTTGTTGATAAGCTTTTTAGTGAATTTGATGGTGATTTAAGTAAAATGACTGTACCTGAGCAAGAGGTGGTAAGAATATGGCGATTAGAAGCTGATATGTACAATGGCGGATTTATGCAGTTTTTCTGCAATTGGGGTTACGAAAACTTTGTAGAGACTCAAAAAGTGCTGAAAAAGATTGAGGCTGTAAAATCTCTTGCGTTAATAACAGAATGTGAAAAAATCATTTCAAAATTAAAAGATGATGACAGGGTAAAAGCTCTTTGGGATATTCCTAAATATTTGCCTGAATATATAACAGAAGCTGAAGATAACCGACTGAATGAACTAGACGAGCTATACTGGACAAATGTAGATGATATTCAGAAAATAGCATATGACGTATACCTAGCCTAA
- a CDS encoding SMI1/KNR4 family protein, with translation MKYNFEKEFLAQNENKSDATNLREKLSETEIKKLLEEYPKLSDDYIDYLKEIGSGNFRECQFVVQNYLFNLDDLGLAEHYDELGSGIKFFGDNYCGDFSGFDFDNNPELVVEFWHEDGTICETNKTFKEYIREQMLIDDNGQDERE, from the coding sequence ATGAAGTATAATTTTGAAAAAGAATTTTTAGCTCAGAATGAAAATAAAAGTGATGCTACCAATCTTAGAGAAAAATTAAGTGAAACAGAAATAAAAAAGTTATTAGAAGAATACCCTAAATTATCAGATGACTATATCGATTATCTTAAGGAAATAGGAAGTGGGAATTTTAGAGAATGTCAATTTGTTGTTCAAAACTACTTGTTTAATTTAGACGACCTAGGTCTTGCAGAACACTATGATGAGTTAGGTTCTGGAATTAAATTTTTTGGGGATAATTATTGCGGAGACTTTTCAGGGTTTGATTTTGACAACAACCCTGAATTAGTGGTAGAATTTTGGCACGAAGACGGTACAATATGTGAAACCAATAAAACCTTCAAAGAATATATTCGTGAGCAAATGCTAATTGACGATAATGGACAAGATGAACGAGAATAA
- a CDS encoding Imm26 family immunity protein, giving the protein MSRKKKLKLDTGDILSINLDNNEYAFARVLTKVSIGHCIEIFDFIADSQSQYTKVNFQSRLLSPQIIDSYSIFWLRNEGDWEVESKQKDFLPTKDEATKFKYGDKTNLTLIDIFGNQEAMKENDGNRYPPYSPKGDFQIKKIIKFWRDKNSGSD; this is encoded by the coding sequence ATGAGCAGAAAGAAAAAACTAAAATTAGATACAGGTGATATTCTTAGTATTAATCTAGATAATAATGAATATGCTTTCGCAAGAGTTTTAACTAAAGTAAGTATAGGTCATTGTATTGAGATTTTTGATTTTATAGCTGATAGTCAAAGTCAGTACACTAAAGTAAATTTTCAGTCTAGATTATTAAGCCCGCAAATTATTGATTCATATTCAATTTTTTGGCTTAGAAATGAAGGTGATTGGGAAGTTGAAAGTAAGCAGAAAGATTTTTTACCAACTAAAGATGAGGCAACAAAATTTAAGTACGGAGACAAAACGAATTTAACATTAATAGATATTTTTGGTAATCAAGAAGCAATGAAAGAAAATGATGGTAATCGATATCCACCATATAGTCCGAAGGGCGATTTTCAAATAAAGAAAATTATCAAATTTTGGAGAGATAAGAATAGTGGTTCTGATTAG
- a CDS encoding DMP19 family protein: MSVSNAENEWFDFTSQFVTKLNDNNNDWKKLDDEEQELASLWKLEMDIHNGGFLQFFTNWGVECYDNAVRCLKKMGAVKCLAIIESSYEIIEKYKDDKRLTTYQDLYDLISKKEMKLIDKLDQQYWDLPEDIIALTFKTYDKSKFNNV, from the coding sequence ATGAGTGTATCTAATGCTGAAAATGAATGGTTTGACTTTACATCTCAATTTGTCACCAAATTAAATGATAATAATAATGATTGGAAAAAATTAGATGATGAAGAACAGGAATTGGCTTCTTTGTGGAAGTTAGAAATGGATATTCATAATGGTGGTTTTTTACAGTTTTTTACAAATTGGGGTGTTGAATGTTATGATAATGCCGTGAGATGTCTGAAAAAAATGGGAGCAGTTAAATGCCTAGCGATTATCGAATCTTCTTATGAGATTATTGAAAAATATAAGGATGATAAAAGACTAACTACTTACCAAGATTTATATGATTTAATTTCTAAAAAAGAAATGAAATTAATAGATAAGCTTGACCAACAATACTGGGATTTACCCGAAGACATTATCGCATTAACTTTTAAAACATACGACAAAAGCAAGTTTAATAATGTATGA
- a CDS encoding peroxiredoxin-like family protein, translated as MKSLKEQTDAKIASGRLAKPEFMKGVDEVIEEAKAFEKGANAIKIGQKAPDFKLPNPEGELIALDNLLEKGTVVVTFYRGDWCPYCNLQLRALQARLGEIHELGATLVAISPQVPDGSLTKSEINEMDFIVLSDQDAKVASEFGVAWEVPEFLLDHMRVDRNLDLAAINNGNGSVLPIPATFILSSDGVVQWSYVNVDYRTRSEPEEIIAALKELS; from the coding sequence ATGAAAAGTTTAAAAGAGCAAACCGATGCTAAAATTGCATCAGGTAGATTAGCGAAACCTGAATTCATGAAGGGTGTAGATGAAGTTATAGAGGAGGCAAAAGCTTTTGAAAAAGGAGCAAATGCGATTAAAATTGGGCAAAAAGCTCCAGATTTTAAACTTCCTAACCCAGAGGGGGAATTAATAGCATTAGACAATTTATTAGAAAAAGGTACTGTTGTCGTTACTTTTTATCGCGGAGATTGGTGTCCGTATTGCAACTTGCAACTTAGAGCTTTACAAGCGAGATTAGGTGAAATTCATGAGCTAGGTGCTACATTGGTTGCTATAAGTCCGCAAGTACCAGATGGGTCATTGACAAAAAGTGAAATCAATGAAATGGATTTTATAGTATTGTCCGATCAAGATGCAAAAGTGGCTTCAGAGTTCGGAGTGGCATGGGAAGTTCCAGAGTTTTTGTTAGATCATATGCGTGTAGATCGTAATCTAGATTTAGCGGCAATTAATAATGGAAATGGTAGTGTATTGCCAATACCGGCAACCTTTATTTTAAGTAGTGATGGTGTGGTTCAATGGAGCTATGTCAATGTAGATTATAGAACACGTTCAGAACCGGAAGAGATTATAGCGGCTTTGAAAGAGTTGTCTTAA
- a CDS encoding M23 family metallopeptidase has protein sequence MQNILFAFLLSIGLFGCKSEVQKKTKDIVVVAVKPVKKDSVKLTNGFDFPVGKPNASGYYNAQKFGENNHLGEDWNGVGGGNTDLGDSIYAIANGYVSFAEDINGGWGNVIRIIHQTDADTQIESLYAHCLKIDVQEGDHVNKGDKIGTIGNNSGQYLAHLHLELRSEVGLPIGGGYSSNTSGYINPTEFIKNNR, from the coding sequence ATGCAAAACATTCTTTTCGCTTTCTTACTGTCTATTGGTCTTTTTGGTTGTAAATCTGAAGTGCAAAAAAAGACAAAGGACATTGTGGTAGTAGCTGTTAAACCTGTAAAAAAAGACTCGGTAAAATTGACAAATGGTTTTGATTTTCCTGTTGGTAAACCAAATGCTAGCGGTTATTACAATGCCCAAAAGTTCGGAGAAAATAATCATTTAGGAGAAGATTGGAACGGAGTAGGTGGTGGTAACACAGACTTAGGCGATTCTATATATGCCATCGCAAATGGTTATGTCTCTTTTGCTGAAGATATAAATGGTGGATGGGGAAATGTAATTAGAATTATACATCAAACAGATGCCGATACTCAAATTGAATCTCTTTATGCCCATTGCCTTAAAATTGACGTTCAAGAAGGGGACCATGTAAACAAAGGCGATAAGATCGGTACAATCGGAAATAATAGTGGGCAGTATTTAGCGCACCTACATTTAGAACTAAGAAGTGAAGTAGGTTTGCCGATCGGTGGTGGGTATTCAAGTAACACGTCTGGGTACATAAACCCGACCGAGTTTATTAAGAACAACCGATAA
- a CDS encoding DUF7716 domain-containing protein, whose protein sequence is MDCFISNEGIDIDDNDNEIHPKFVIDNGLEFYCSGQLIEDVVLNTIHQKDEDKTKVTIGQLVISLDFYLQNDNFLTIE, encoded by the coding sequence ATGGACTGTTTCATCTCAAATGAAGGAATTGATATTGATGATAACGACAATGAAATTCATCCTAAATTTGTTATCGATAATGGACTAGAATTTTATTGTTCTGGTCAATTAATAGAAGATGTCGTTCTTAATACGATTCACCAAAAAGATGAAGATAAAACAAAAGTTACCATAGGTCAGCTAGTTATATCTTTAGATTTTTATCTGCAAAACGATAATTTCTTGACAATTGAATGA
- a CDS encoding aldehyde dehydrogenase: MSYDIVLWKRSTRTKTAMLKECYEAIMDEKDHTAMEFFDEAPFFADMEAEYGVLQPQYFGTEIDDCPFLYETGKGEFGNWIVFNISWSDYQKTIDVVVEIAVKHGIMVYDPQRESVYGNKRPKK; this comes from the coding sequence ATGAGTTACGATATTGTATTATGGAAACGTTCAACCAGAACAAAAACAGCAATGCTTAAAGAATGCTATGAAGCTATAATGGATGAAAAAGACCATACTGCAATGGAGTTTTTTGATGAAGCTCCTTTTTTTGCTGATATGGAAGCGGAATATGGGGTTCTTCAACCTCAATATTTTGGTACAGAAATAGACGATTGTCCTTTTTTATATGAAACCGGAAAAGGTGAGTTTGGCAATTGGATTGTATTCAATATCTCTTGGTCAGATTATCAAAAGACAATTGATGTAGTTGTAGAAATTGCTGTAAAACATGGTATAATGGTGTATGATCCACAACGTGAAAGTGTTTATGGAAATAAAAGACCTAAAAAATGA
- a CDS encoding SMI1/KNR4 family protein — protein sequence MSFDLITTGDCLEKGDLDALETYVFKNGKGFPASYKEFVKKYGYGVTCNLFIIYIPMNMYGDSFFVRSKEVIATYQDVLDDEEELWFDFGPNVAYSKLKDLMPFSVSENGDYLFWDISTYNNNEYDIYMTNFKGLPFAKVASSLNELFDKITSERDFRSVFPFSESPLPKQFKPLHKER from the coding sequence ATGAGTTTCGATTTAATAACTACAGGCGATTGTTTAGAGAAAGGTGATCTTGACGCTTTAGAAACGTATGTATTTAAGAACGGCAAAGGTTTTCCCGCGTCTTATAAAGAATTTGTCAAAAAGTATGGATACGGAGTTACTTGTAATTTATTTATAATCTACATACCGATGAATATGTATGGAGATTCCTTTTTTGTGCGGAGTAAAGAGGTGATTGCCACTTATCAAGACGTTTTAGATGATGAAGAAGAACTTTGGTTCGATTTTGGGCCTAATGTGGCGTATAGTAAATTGAAAGATCTTATGCCTTTTAGTGTCAGTGAAAATGGAGATTATCTCTTTTGGGATATAAGCACTTATAATAATAACGAGTATGATATTTATATGACCAATTTCAAGGGGTTACCTTTTGCAAAGGTAGCATCTAGTCTTAATGAATTATTTGACAAAATAACGTCAGAACGAGATTTTCGAAGTGTATTTCCTTTCAGTGAAAGCCCTTTGCCTAAACAATTTAAGCCATTACATAAAGAGCGATAA